One Ricinus communis isolate WT05 ecotype wild-type chromosome 7, ASM1957865v1, whole genome shotgun sequence genomic region harbors:
- the LOC8273527 gene encoding ras-related protein Rab11D, producing the protein MANGGGYGDQSQKIDYVFKVVLIGDSAVGKSQILARFARNEFSLDSKATIGVEFQTRTLVIQHKSVKAQIWDTAGQERYRAVTSAYYRGAVGAILVYDITKRQTFDHIPRWLEELRSHADKNIVIILVGNKCDLESQRVVPTEDAKEFAQKEGLFFLETSALESTNVETAFLTVLTEIFNIVNKKTLAGADNQTNGNPASLGGKKIVVPGPAQVIPEKSKCCSSL; encoded by the exons ATGGCGAATGGAGGAGGGTATGGTGATCAGAGCCAGAAGATAGATTATGTGTTTAAAGTGGTGCTAATAGGAGACTCAGCGGTAGGGAAATCACAGATACTAGCAAGATTTGCGAGGAATGAGTTCAGTTTAGACTCCAAGGCTACTATTGGTGTCGAGTTCCAGACCAGAACCCTTGTTATCCAGCACAAGAGTGTCAAAGCCCAGATCTGGGATACCGCTGGTCAAGAACG CTATAGAGCAGTCACGAGTGCATATTATAGGGGTGCTGTTGGAGCAATACTGGTGTATGACATAACCAAACGTCAGACATTTGATCACATACCCCGCTGGCTAGAAGAACTGCGGAGCCATGCTGACAAGAACATAGTTATCATTCTGGTTGGCAACAAATGCGATCTTGAGAGCCAGCGTGTCGTACCAACTGAGGATGCCAAGGAATTTGCCCAAAAGGAAGGCTTGTTCTTCTTAGAGACTTCCGCTTTGGAATCAACTAATGTTGAGACTGCCTTCTTGACTGTGTTGACAGAGATCTTTAATATCGTTAACAAGAAGACCCTGGCTGGTGCTGATAATCAAACAAATGGCAACCCTGCATCCTTGGGCGGCAAGAAAATTGTTGTTCCAGGCCCTGCACAAGTAATTCCTGAAAAAAGCAAGTGTTGTAGCTCATTGTAA